The stretch of DNA GTAGGCAGAAATATCTCCTCAAAAGATTGATCTTTTATGCCTCCGCCGTTATCCTTTATGGTTATTTTCTTATTTTCGATCTCTATGCGGATCTCAGGATTGAAACTGTTTCTTAGCTTAAATATCTCTCTTGAGTTGTTTAGTATCGCAAAGATCACCTGTGAAAACTCATTTACATTGCCAAATACAGGCTCTTTTTCATGTGAGACTATATATATCTTTATATCTTCAAAGTAGAATGTTCCTTCAATGATCGTCAAGATGTCGATAACGGCATCGGCGATAAAGAACTCTTTGTTGTCCGTAGATGGGTGGTAGAATTTTTTAAATGTCTCTATCGTCTCTGCCATAAACATAATAATATCTTCTGAGCGCTTTATAGATTTCAGGTAATCACTTTTACTCACACTTGAATCAGACTCGAATTTTGCCTTGTTGAGATTGTTGATCGAGCCAAGAGAGGAGAGCGGTTGTTTCCACTGATGGGCAATGTGCATTAAAAGCTCGCCAAGAGCCGCCTGTTTTGACTGCTGGAAGATCATCTGCTCTTTTGTCTTGTTCTTTTGGATCTCCTCTTGAACTCTTGCTTCAAGATCTCTTTCGTAAGCCCTTAGTTTTAAGTGTGTGCCGACGCGCGAGAGAAGCTCATCGGGATTAAAAGGCTTTGTTATATAATCCACGCCTCCAGCTTCAAAAGCCATCTGGATGTCTGAGGGTTTGTTCTTTGCACTTAAAAATATCACGGGAGTATGCATAGTATTTGGGTTTTTTTTGAGAGCTCTGCAGACCTCAAATCCGTCCATCTCGGGCATCATTATATCTAGGAGTATCAGGTCTATATTTTTCTCATTCGTTGCAATGTCGATAGCACTCTGCCCGTTTAGTGCGGGAATGAGGTCATAATCCCCAAGAAGTTCCATCAAAACGTCAATATTCTCTTTTACGTCGTCTACTATAAGTATGGTCTGTTTATTATGCATTTAACAACTCCTTTGCTTCGCTGAACTTATATTTTTGTATCAATCTTTTTACCTTTTCAAAGAGCTCTTTATCCTCTTCGTCCAGATCATACATCTCTATCTCTTGAACTATCGGTTCACACATTTTTGGGCGTCTTGATGCTACTGCACTACGCAGCTTTAAAAATAGAGCCTCTCTTTGTTCTTGGCTGATCTCAAGCGCACCTTTTACTTCATCTAAAGGGTTTTTGTCTTTAGTGCGCTCATCCGTTTTTAAAGTCGGTCTTAATTGCTCAAGTTCGATCTCAAAAATAAAGCTGCTCCCCTCGCCAAAGGTGCTCTCAACCCAGATCTTGCCTCCCATAAGCTCGACAAGCTCCCTGCATATAGCAAGTCCAAGACCCGTACCCCCGTATTTTCTTGTTGTGCTCTCATCTGCCTGCGTAAAAGAGTTAAACAGATTCTCTATCTGTTGTTGCGATAGACCTATTCCGGTGTCGCTTACCATAAATCTAAATCTACTGTTAGAGAGCCTGTTTACGAAAAGCTTTACATAGCCGCTGTGTGTGAACTTGACCGCATTGGAGGTTAGGTTTGAGAGCACCTGCATGATCCTCAGACTATCGCCGTAAACATACATTTCATCGGTTTTGTCATAGATTATCTCAAACGCAAGGCCTTTCTCTGCCGCTTTTATTTTTGTTATGTTGCTTATGCTGTCAAGTACTTCTATAAGATTAAAATCACTCTTGTTTATCCTCATCTTTTTAGCCTCTATCTTTGAGAGGTCTAAGATATCGTTTAGAAGTGAGAGCAGATCGTTTGATGCGTTTTCTATGATCTGCACGTACTGCAGAAGCGGTTGTGTAGTAATATTTTTCTTAATAAGGTATGCCATGCTGACGATGGAGTTCATCGGTGTTCTTATCTCATGCGACATATTTGCCAAAAAGTTTGATTTTGTTTTTGATGCCTCTTCTGCCTTTGCTCTGGCATTTTCGAGCTCTTTATTTAGTAAAGATAGCTTTCTTATCCAGTATGTCACGCCAAGAGCAATAACTCCGGCAACAGCCAATATTTTCCATATTAGTGAGTAGTTAACACCGTTCTCATAATTGATGGCAACCCATTTGTTTAGTATTTTCTGCTTCTCATCGTCACTTACGGAGTAAATCGCTTTTTCAAAAACAGCCAAAAGCGTAGGGTCATCGTTTCTAACTCCAATTCCTAGTTCCCACATATCTTCAAACTTACCTGCGATCTTAAGCTCTCCGGTGAACTCTTTTTGAAAGAAGTACCCGACACTTGCCAGTGTTCCAATGTAGCCGAAAAGTTCGCCGCTTCTAACCATCTCAAGCCCATCTTTTGCACTTTTTACATCGACTATATTTAGCGAAGGGTATCTTCTCTTTAATATTTCATTGTATGAGTACCCCTCTGGAATCCCTATCTTTTTATCTCCTACACTCTCAAAATCTGCAATAAATGCCACATTAGGTCTGGTGGCAAGTACAACGGGTATTCTAAGGTATGGAGATGTGAAGTCAAGATACTCCTTTCTCTCTTTAGTCTCCATCGCAAGTGGCAAAATATCGCATTTTCTAGCCCTTGCAAACTCCAGAGACTGCATCCAGTTATCTGTTTTTACAACCTCTATGGGAATGGAGAGATCTCTTTTAAACAACTCAAAGTAATCGGCACTAAGTCCTACGTGCTTGCCCTCTTGAATGCTCTCAAAAGGCATCCAATTCGGATCGACACATGCCTTGATGACTTTTTTACTCTCTAGGTAACTCTTCTCGTATTCGCTAAGGGTAGAGATCTGCTCATTTAAAATATTTTCGCTTTTATAAGTTATATATCCGCTCTCTTTAAGATTGTCAAAAGTATAGTTATTTAGAAGTTCAGAGAGTTCAAAGCCATCCTTTAAGAGACCAAGTTTTGCATACATCTGCGCATTTAATTTTATAAGCTCGGGAACTACAGCTCCTACTTTAAAAATATTTGTTTTAAAGAGTCTCTCCACAACAATAGCCTCATAAAGAAGAGACTCTTTGGATTTTGCTTGTGAGTATTTGTCATATATTAGGTCTATAATCTCTTTTTTGTGTTTAAAAGCATACTCCCATCCTCTGTTTGTTGCAACGGCAAACTTCTCTACCATATCTGGATTGTTGCGAGCTAACTCATCTGAGGTAAATAGCTCTACATCATATGAGTAGATCCCAAAATCAGCAGGATTTAAAATATTATATTTAATTCCCTCTTTATCAAAAAAATAGGGCTGGTTAGAGATAAAGATAGACATAGCGTCAACTTCACCGCTTCTAAACTTATCTATACTGAAATCGTGAGTTACAAGAGTGTAATCGCTGCTTTTAACTCCTCCCTCTTTTAAAAGCACACCTATGCTGGTGTGATCTATCTCATATGGCAGAGCCATTATCTTCTTGCCTCTAAGCTGCTCAACTGTCGTTATCTCAGGCTTTA from Sulfurimonas crateris encodes:
- a CDS encoding hybrid sensor histidine kinase/response regulator, translated to MHNKQTILIVDDVKENIDVLMELLGDYDLIPALNGQSAIDIATNEKNIDLILLDIMMPEMDGFEVCRALKKNPNTMHTPVIFLSAKNKPSDIQMAFEAGGVDYITKPFNPDELLSRVGTHLKLRAYERDLEARVQEEIQKNKTKEQMIFQQSKQAALGELLMHIAHQWKQPLSSLGSINNLNKAKFESDSSVSKSDYLKSIKRSEDIIMFMAETIETFKKFYHPSTDNKEFFIADAVIDILTIIEGTFYFEDIKIYIVSHEKEPVFGNVNEFSQVIFAILNNSREIFKLRNSFNPEIRIEIENKKITIKDNGGGIKDQSFEEIFLPTVSTKNSSGIGLYLAKVLIEKNNGVITASNTEEGAIFTIEFLTWID
- a CDS encoding ABC transporter substrate-binding protein, with amino-acid sequence MLKLLTLLLFSTTIMASIQKVSVQLEWKHQFEFAGFYAAIEKGYYREIGLDVELREYANGIDISDEVIEKRAEFGVSSSSLILDRLQNKPVVLIASYFKQNTLGFAVKPEITTVEQLRGKKIMALPYEIDHTSIGVLLKEGGVKSSDYTLVTHDFSIDKFRSGEVDAMSIFISNQPYFFDKEGIKYNILNPADFGIYSYDVELFTSDELARNNPDMVEKFAVATNRGWEYAFKHKKEIIDLIYDKYSQAKSKESLLYEAIVVERLFKTNIFKVGAVVPELIKLNAQMYAKLGLLKDGFELSELLNNYTFDNLKESGYITYKSENILNEQISTLSEYEKSYLESKKVIKACVDPNWMPFESIQEGKHVGLSADYFELFKRDLSIPIEVVKTDNWMQSLEFARARKCDILPLAMETKERKEYLDFTSPYLRIPVVLATRPNVAFIADFESVGDKKIGIPEGYSYNEILKRRYPSLNIVDVKSAKDGLEMVRSGELFGYIGTLASVGYFFQKEFTGELKIAGKFEDMWELGIGVRNDDPTLLAVFEKAIYSVSDDEKQKILNKWVAINYENGVNYSLIWKILAVAGVIALGVTYWIRKLSLLNKELENARAKAEEASKTKSNFLANMSHEIRTPMNSIVSMAYLIKKNITTQPLLQYVQIIENASNDLLSLLNDILDLSKIEAKKMRINKSDFNLIEVLDSISNITKIKAAEKGLAFEIIYDKTDEMYVYGDSLRIMQVLSNLTSNAVKFTHSGYVKLFVNRLSNSRFRFMVSDTGIGLSQQQIENLFNSFTQADESTTRKYGGTGLGLAICRELVELMGGKIWVESTFGEGSSFIFEIELEQLRPTLKTDERTKDKNPLDEVKGALEISQEQREALFLKLRSAVASRRPKMCEPIVQEIEMYDLDEEDKELFEKVKRLIQKYKFSEAKELLNA